From one Oncorhynchus masou masou isolate Uvic2021 unplaced genomic scaffold, UVic_Omas_1.1 unplaced_scaffold_14652, whole genome shotgun sequence genomic stretch:
- the LOC135530949 gene encoding DNA polymerase delta catalytic subunit-like: MPGQSQGNVPIIRMFGVTDSGNSVCCHVHGFAPYFYIPAPNGFTSDHLSEFKRELNSAVLKDMRSNKDNISVTVLAVDITRKESMYGYHGKRIADFLCITMAMPRLIAPAKRLLEQGFKFGPFPIQSFSSYEANIDFEIR, encoded by the exons ATGCCAGGTCAGTCTCAGGGGAATGTACCAATAATCCGCATGTTTGGGGTGACTGACAGCGGGAACAGTGTGTGCTGCCACGTGCACGGCTTTGCCCCCTATTTCTACATCCCTGCCCCCAATG ggtTCACCAGTGATCACTTGAGTGAGTTCAAAAGGGAGCTTAACTCTGCTGTGCTGAAGGACATGCGCTCCAACAAGGACAACATATCGGTCACTGTGCTGGCGGTGGACATCACACGCAAAGAAA GTATGTATGGTTACCATGGGAAACGGATTGCGGACTTCCTGTGCATCACTATGGCAATGCCTCGTCTGATTGCCCCGGCGAAGAGGCTCCTGGAGCAGGGATTTAAGTTTGGACCTTTCCCCATTCAGAGCTTCTCTTCCTACGAGGCTAACATCGACTTtgagatcaggt